A portion of the Sphingobacterium spiritivorum genome contains these proteins:
- a CDS encoding O-antigen ligase family protein, translating into MTKSKKTHKKSTLKNDNRKSTDVAESLLPKESAPNTYVYLIFIALYLIVDIIPRGDIIDTAGQHRIQLDIINISAIIYILRNFSKGFGFKISLFFKQVIPVLFISFFVLSGISIFAGLNKVEGLLEYAGYTTTLIAFFNIFALLFLAKDNIKAISIIVTCIVLYQSGAELYKFIREIKTLPLWDAVNNIKWSTGNKNIFGATLIVKLCFVVYTFLRTKGIFRYIALLTYFIALLTLFFISARAIYISSTLIILFITLGTTVLYWKSEKRNITLLHNAVLISLFVISFLIVDNTLTKYAKTGSDKQVNTEQTQNSSFIEERAQTITDFDNAGTNIRLYMWKASLEGIKERPLSGFGLGNYKIESPRITGKYYTSNVFNRYNHNDFLQVAFESGIITGIVYFGLFVFAFIYTLKILFRKEYNQERKFAAILIFSGIIGYFIDSVFNFPLARPNMNIMFVLLLAMIIANYVSVQVKTDTTSYKSVYKYIYFSVLILATGAFYINYINYKSYKAQYLIDTDSDNVDYSNPHPKYTYQQVEHMLSGSIPNLGVDSEPLILKKAKYLYFEKRYEEMLDILKDYNKISPYTVYDDNMKMLMYSNMGKIDSAYKYSQVMFNERPYSYNDYKMNIELAGSNKDINGVKKAFNAFNKYTQSQEAYEYYLKNLLKSEFDFKSDTTILAEGIKLYPESETVKSLKKYVDFLKSSNLTAEQLKHILNQKQK; encoded by the coding sequence ATGACAAAATCAAAAAAAACTCATAAGAAATCTACCCTGAAAAATGACAACAGAAAATCTACTGATGTCGCCGAATCATTACTTCCTAAAGAATCCGCGCCCAATACTTATGTTTATCTTATTTTCATCGCCCTCTACCTTATTGTAGATATTATTCCACGGGGAGATATTATTGATACGGCTGGTCAGCACAGAATACAATTAGATATCATTAATATCTCTGCGATTATCTATATCTTAAGGAACTTTTCAAAAGGATTTGGTTTTAAGATTTCCTTATTCTTTAAACAGGTCATACCTGTACTATTTATTTCCTTTTTTGTACTATCCGGTATTTCCATCTTTGCCGGTCTCAACAAAGTTGAGGGTCTGTTGGAGTATGCAGGCTATACCACTACATTAATTGCATTCTTTAATATTTTTGCATTACTATTTTTAGCAAAAGATAATATTAAAGCAATCTCCATTATAGTTACCTGTATTGTTCTATACCAATCCGGTGCTGAACTGTATAAATTCATACGGGAAATTAAAACACTTCCGTTGTGGGATGCAGTCAATAATATAAAATGGAGTACGGGTAATAAAAACATTTTTGGTGCGACTTTGATCGTTAAACTATGCTTTGTAGTCTATACTTTTTTACGCACGAAAGGTATATTCAGGTACATCGCGCTGTTAACCTATTTTATCGCCCTGTTGACTTTATTTTTCATTAGTGCCAGAGCTATTTACATTAGTTCTACCCTGATCATTTTATTCATAACTCTAGGCACAACTGTTCTGTATTGGAAATCTGAAAAAAGAAACATTACTCTCCTCCATAATGCTGTTCTCATTTCACTCTTTGTTATCAGTTTCCTGATTGTTGATAATACCCTTACAAAGTATGCTAAAACCGGATCCGATAAACAAGTTAATACAGAACAAACCCAAAACAGCTCTTTTATTGAAGAGCGTGCCCAGACAATTACGGATTTTGATAATGCAGGAACGAATATTCGTCTTTACATGTGGAAAGCTTCGTTAGAAGGCATTAAGGAGCGTCCTTTATCAGGGTTTGGGTTAGGTAACTACAAAATAGAATCGCCAAGAATTACAGGTAAATATTATACATCTAATGTTTTCAACCGCTATAATCACAATGATTTTTTACAGGTTGCTTTCGAAAGTGGGATAATAACAGGAATCGTGTATTTTGGTCTGTTTGTTTTTGCCTTTATTTACACGTTAAAAATTCTTTTCAGAAAAGAATATAATCAGGAAAGGAAATTCGCCGCAATATTGATTTTCAGTGGAATAATCGGATATTTTATAGATTCCGTCTTTAACTTTCCCCTGGCACGCCCCAATATGAATATCATGTTCGTCTTATTATTAGCGATGATCATTGCTAATTATGTAAGTGTACAGGTAAAAACAGATACAACAAGCTATAAATCTGTTTACAAATACATCTATTTCTCTGTATTAATTCTGGCTACAGGAGCTTTTTACATCAATTACATTAATTACAAATCTTACAAAGCCCAGTATCTGATAGATACAGATTCTGACAATGTAGACTATTCCAATCCTCACCCTAAGTATACCTATCAGCAAGTTGAGCACATGTTGTCAGGATCTATTCCCAACCTGGGGGTTGACAGCGAACCTCTGATTCTCAAAAAAGCAAAATACCTTTACTTTGAAAAAAGATATGAAGAGATGCTTGATATCTTAAAGGATTATAATAAAATAAGCCCATACACGGTGTACGATGACAATATGAAAATGCTGATGTATTCCAATATGGGTAAAATAGATTCTGCATACAAATACAGTCAGGTCATGTTTAATGAAAGACCATATAGCTATAATGACTATAAGATGAACATCGAACTGGCTGGCAGTAATAAAGATATCAATGGTGTTAAAAAAGCTTTTAATGCCTTTAATAAATACACACAAAGTCAGGAAGCCTACGAATATTATCTTAAAAATCTACTGAAATCAGAGTTTGATTTTAAATCTGACACAACTATTCTGGCAGAAGGAATAAAGCTGTATCCTGAAAGTGAGACTGTAAAATCCTTAAAGAAATATGTTGACTTCTTAAAATCTTCGAATCTGACAGCGGAACAACTCAAACACATCCTCAATCAGAAGCAAAAATAA
- a CDS encoding helix-turn-helix domain-containing protein produces the protein MKGKTNITPFEQSVIDFVVKLRNRKNLTQQDIATILHVERTFITSVESKNSRAKYNLNHLNMIADHFGMSPKDFLPEKPII, from the coding sequence ATGAAAGGAAAAACGAATATTACTCCTTTTGAGCAATCTGTAATTGATTTTGTAGTTAAGTTAAGGAACAGAAAAAACCTTACGCAACAAGACATTGCGACAATTTTGCATGTTGAAAGAACATTTATTACAAGTGTGGAAAGTAAAAACAGCAGAGCGAAGTACAACTTAAACCACCTCAATATGATTGCAGATCATTTTGGCATGTCGCCGAAAGATTTCCTACCGGAAAAACCAATAATATAA